The genomic stretch AGCGCATGCTCGAAGGCTTTCCCGACGGGCATGATGGATGCGCTGGTGACCAGCCCCATCCGGTTGGCCATGACGATGCCTTCATTGATTGCCTCGGAGAGGCCGAAATCATCGGCGTTCACGATCAGGCGAGTGGATGGTGCTTCATGGGGAAAGGCCATCGCGGATGGTGATCGGTTCAGGTTGGAAATTGTCGCATTCATAACCATGTCGCTGTCAAGCCGCTCTCGTGGATGGCTTCCCAAAAAGAAAGATGAACCGCAAAGACGCAAAGGACGCAAAGAAATTCAATTTGAATCTGCATGGCGGTGCCGCTACCCCCGTCGATGAAAATGCGGTCCGGCATCCTGCGTCTTTCGAAATCCGCTGGTTTCCATCACGATAAATCGGGGCCGGTTGCGCACTTCGATCACGATCCTGCCAATATACTCTCCCAAAATGCCGAGATAAACGAAAAGAAGAGAAAAGAGCAGGGATATCCCCATCATGATGGATGTCCATCCGGGAACGGTTTCTCGCTGAATGAGCTTCCCGTATAAGGCGTATAAAATGCCCAGAACCGAGAAAACGGTTCCGGAAATGCCGATCAGCATGCCGATTCGAAGCGGGAGGATGGAAAAAGAGCTGATCCCGTGCCAGGCGAGCTTGAGCATTTTCTTCAAACTGTATTGGCTCGTTCCTTTGAGTCGATCCGCAGCCTGATAGGGCATTTCACAGGAATCAAAACCGATCCACTCGATGAGCCCTCTCAAAAAAAGCCCCTCTTCCTGAAACTGTTTCAGCTCTTCGAGCACCTGACGGTCCAGGAGCCTGAAGTCGGCAAGCCCCTCCCGCATCGGGACATCGCTCAGCCACGTAAAGAGCGCATAGTATAACCGGGATGTCCATTTTTTCAAGAGGCCTGTATGCGGAGCATCCTGACGGACCATCTTGACGATGTGCCGACCCTGGAGCCATGCCTCGATCATCGGCGGAAGCATTTCCACGGGATGCTGCAAATCGCAATCCATGGTGATGACGGCATCGCCTGCGGCATGCTCGAGACCTGCCATGAGCGCATACTGATGGCCGAAATTTCGAGAAAGCCGGATCCCCCTGACCCGCGAATCCTGTCCAACCAGGCTTCCGATGGTTTTCCAGGTGGTATCCCGGCTGCCATCATCCACCAGAATCAATTCCCAGTCGATCGATGGGAGCGAATTGAACACCTCGGCGATACGGTTGTGCAGGATTGGAATGTTTTCGGTTTCGTTGAAAGCCGGCACGACAATACTGACAAGCGCCTTCGATGATCCGGAAAAGCGGGCAGACCCTGCTGCCTCGGGATGAGGCGAACAAGCGGTTTCCGTGAAGGTTTCTGAGGAAGCGGTAGAAGTCATCCTGCCCAGTAGGTATTGATGAAAAGAAGGGTGTCCAGGGACAAAAACAGGGTGGATGTCAATATCCACGCACTTTTGACAGGGACGGAGCGAATGGATGCGGCAAGCAGATACGTGGGGAAAAGAACCATGCAGTATCGGCCGATCCCGAACGTTCCGCCGCTGGCAAAAGCAACGGCCATGGAGATGAGCATGTAAATGCCGTAGGAGCGCCGAAATTTCCACAAGAC from Desulfatirhabdium butyrativorans DSM 18734 encodes the following:
- a CDS encoding glycosyltransferase family 2 protein, encoding MPAFNETENIPILHNRIAEVFNSLPSIDWELILVDDGSRDTTWKTIGSLVGQDSRVRGIRLSRNFGHQYALMAGLEHAAGDAVITMDCDLQHPVEMLPPMIEAWLQGRHIVKMVRQDAPHTGLLKKWTSRLYYALFTWLSDVPMREGLADFRLLDRQVLEELKQFQEEGLFLRGLIEWIGFDSCEMPYQAADRLKGTSQYSLKKMLKLAWHGISSFSILPLRIGMLIGISGTVFSVLGILYALYGKLIQRETVPGWTSIMMGISLLFSLLFVYLGILGEYIGRIVIEVRNRPRFIVMETSGFRKTQDAGPHFHRRG